One Sciurus carolinensis chromosome 10, mSciCar1.2, whole genome shotgun sequence genomic window carries:
- the Naa11 gene encoding N-alpha-acetyltransferase 11: MNIRNARPDDLMNMQHCNLLCLPENYQMKYYFYHGLSWPQLSYIAEDEDGKIVGYVLAKMEEDPDDVPHGHITSLAVKRSHRRLGLAQKLMDQASRAMIENFSAKYVSLHVRKSNRAALHLYSNTLNFQVSEVEPKYYADGEDAYAMKRDLSQMADELRRQLELKEKGGYVVLGSRENQDTQGSTLPGSKKTCQQENPTAPDSGSDSKEPSESTGSTDVQDSSEDLDSTS; this comes from the coding sequence ATGAACATCCGCAATGCTCGGCCGGACGACCTGATGAACATGCAACACTGCAACCTCCTCTGCCTTCCCGAGAACTACCAGATGAAATACTATTTCTATCATGGCCTTTCCTGGCCTCAGCTCTCCTACATCGCTGAGGATGAGGACGGGAAGATTGTGGGTTATGTCCTGGCCAAAATGGAAGAGGACCCTGATGATGTCCCCCATGGGCATATCACCTCACTGGCTGTGAAGCGCTCACACCGGCGTCTCGGCCTGGCCCAGAAGCTGATGGACCAGGCCTCGCGGGCCATGATAGAGAATTTTAGTGCCAAGTATGTGTCACTGCACGTCAGGAAGAGTAACCGGGCGGCCTTGCACCTCTATTCTAACACTCTCAACTTTCAGGTCAGTGAGGTGGAACCCAAATACTATGCAGATGGGGAAGATGCCTATGCTATGAAGCGGGATCTCTCCCAGATGGCAGATGAGCTCAGAAGGCAGCTGGAGCTGAAGGAGAAGGGCGGGTATGTGGTGCTGGGCTCCAGGGAGAACCAGGACACCCAGGGCAGCACACTTCCTGGTTCCAAAAAGACCTGTCAGCAGGAGAACCCGACTGCCCCTGATAGTGGCAGTGACAGCAAGGAACCGAGTGAATCCACGGGGAGCACCGATGTCCAGGACAGCTCAGAAGACTTGGATTCCACCTCCTAG